TCGACATAAAATCGTTTCGATCTAACAGACGACAGTTACATGTTTCCGGCAACAAAGTATGGCTGGAGCAGCAGAAGTAGCTACTGAAAAACGCTTTCCATCGTTAAATAATGAGGAAATTAAGAAGATTTTGATAGAAAAGGATTCTAAAAATACTCGCCGATCAACAGATTCTAGCGTGAggacatttaaatcttatttaAGAGAGAAAAATCTACCTGAAGATTTCGAGAATTTGCCAAACAATGAATTGGACAGTATTTTGTTTAGATTTTATCCTGAGGCTCGCACGGAGAACGGTGAACTATACAAGAAATCTAGTTTGTTTTCATTAAGACATGGTATCAACAGACACTTATCCAATTTCGATAGTGGTAAGGACATTGTCCATGACACTGATTTCAAGGACTCCAAATAAGGTGTTTTTAGCAACCACAAAAGACCTTAAACGTCAGGGTAAAGGAGGTATTAATCATTACCCCCCGATTGAACTGTCAGATTTAAAGAAActgtatgaatattttgatgtaAATAACAATGTTCAACTCCAGGAAAAAGTCTTTGTTGACCTTATGTTGTATTTTGGTAGAAGAGGTCGTGAAAACATTCATGAACTTAAAATAACAGATTTCGCAGCCACAACAGATGCTGATGGAAGAGTGTACATATATATGTCATCAGAtgaattgacaaaaaatcatcAACAGGATGAAAACACTGCTGATGGCAGAATGTATGCAAGTGATGGTTAGtatatatagtatttattttatttattctacattaaaaatttaaaatgcagTGGGGTAAATTTCCTGTGACAGCTACATAATGTACCAAACAATAATCCATTATTACATAGCATTGAGCCGTACAAATACacacaaattaataatatatagcCGTAGTATGTACCAATTACTATGTATTCATATTTCAGATACTTGTGGTTGATATGCCTTACTTCTTGCAAAaagtaaatctatttttataaaattctttttttcattgcaGATGACTTATGCCCAGTGAGATCCTTCAGATTATATACTAGTCATTTGCGAGGAAATAAATGTGATCGCCTTTTTCAACGTCCTAGCACAAAACTGAACTCCGTTAAATGGTATGATAGTATACCAATGGGGCATAATACTATTGGTAATTTAATGCCAACAATTTCTGGAAAAGCTGGATTATCAGTGCGTTATACAAACCATTCATTAAGAGCCACTTCTGTCCATGTATTGGATAATATTGGGAAATTCGCAAGTCGGCATATAATGACTGTAACAGGACACAAAAGTGAAGCCAGTCTTAAAACCTATACCGGCTACACAGGtgatgaaataaagaaaaatatgtctGACACTATATCTGACACTTTGCGTAAGCCACCATCTAAAAAGCTCTGTGTTAGGGAAGATTTTGGTGACTTTGAACTAAAACCATTATCAAATTCACAATTTCAAGATTTGTTGAATGACCTGGATATTGATATTGCTCCAAAAGTAGATGAGAACAACAATATATCCACTACCATGACTACAGACCAttacaacaaagaaaacattaacTCATCTTGTGTTCAAAACCTACAGAGCGttaatattgacaatgaaaGTATCTGCAATCGAACTGTCAATTACATGGACCAACGATTTCCGATGCCAGTGTTGAACAATTGTTCTAATGTAACaatcaatttcaatttaaagtGAAGTTCTAAGTGAAAAtttactatatacatgtacatgtatctagttttttttattctgttgtATTCAATATTGTTCATGTTTTGTACTTTAAACATTGAAATGATACAATTTTCTTCTAGTTTTTATTATGCAGAATTAAATATGCCTAAAAATCAAACCCaagcataaaataaaaacagtcaaTGCAAAATACCATCTTACCAAGGATATATTTCACAatctaaaaatatgaaaatgacaCTGAGAACTAAAGAGTCATATAATAAAGCAATTGTTGACTTTTGATATCAGTTGATACAATGATTTATCAACCCCAGATGTGATATTCACCTCGGCCGTTGGCCTTGGTGAATATCACATCTCTGGGGTTGATAAATCATTGTATCAACCtcatcaaaagtcaataattgtataatgtTGTATGGCcgtatttaaattcaatttgacCGACATGTTGTATTACTATATCtctttaattaataattatttaataaccCTATTTACCTATTCTAGAAACTGTAATCAGGTTATCACCTCCACAAATTTCTGACTGGTTTCCTGGACATTTCGATTGACATTCATCGTGTGATTTCCGATTATTGAGCTTTGGAGCAGGTGTCCGACAGTAGCAAACACGTGCCTGAGAAACGAAAATGACTTAAGTGggaaatgttataaaattattaaaagtgcATTTTCCATAGAGTTAAAGTCCGATGGAAGCATTGTAACGCTTTCTGATTTGTTGCTTTGCTGAATTGTTCCACTGTACCGATGATGTCCGAGGGTTAAcataatcttattttaaaatgttttttatgttaacatGTAGACACGGATTTGTGTTGATTTGAGAGGGGCATACTTTCCCTATCCCTGTTATCACGTCTGgatttttttggttaattttagTTTGTTGTACTGTGACAGCAACTCTTAAGTTGAGACAAGGATTGGCTTCTTCACACGTCTTTAAACCCGCCACATATTATATGCGAATGTCCAAAGTAAGGAACCTGTAGTTAACTGGTTGTTTTGGTTCATGTTGTAAAAATTAAGAGCTATTCATGGCAGTCGtagatttgtttttacttaaccctcttgctgccaAAGGGAGATTTATGGCTTCTTCACACAAATGCTTGTTTATTATGTAGAACGTCAAAGGTCCATGGTAACGTCACAATACTCAGGGGCCCTGACAACGTCAAAAGACGGTGCCAAAAAGACGATTTTGGCGGGTCGGAAGCAAACTGAATAGAATGCATAATAAGTATACTAAAAacgaatgtaaaaaaaatgatacaggATCATAAGATTGTAAGTACTATAATAAAAACTAGTTCAACGTGTTTACAAATTATCTAATTCGTcattttcatgtaaaatgttGCATTCTTTCGAGAAATTTGTTTCACGTTTTTTTCATACATCTTTCAATCAGCAAATCTCATATAATAATCGCGtttctaataaatatttataacaaaggTAACTGTTATACTTGACTACgcgaaatattaatattcagtCATAATACACGTTTAATTTAAGAGAACTAGATTATTTATTTAGGGCTCAAATGTCGCGATTGAATTGTCAGTTAGgatttttttgtaaaggtaCACATATGTTAACCAATATACTTGTTTTTTCCATACgatatttcaatacattttgaacttgtttCATCATAAAAGTACTGacctaaacatattttttttcattccaaATGGGATGTTAAATTAGTATATGACACAAtgatttctatttctatttcaatGAAGAGGATTCATTTTTGGAGATCTACATAGAGCAAGGTGTACCTAGTTTATTAATGTTTACGATAAATAATCAAATGTTGCCAAAATCGTTAAAAAAAACTCTAGTTTGACTATTAGCTGACCATTTAGAGGTTAATTTTCTagttatttgtttacaattgaTCAATTATATTAAAACGTAAGAGAACATACACTTTGCCGTAATCCATGTATTGGGACTTTGTTAAACATTGATAGATTTAAACATGGCCCTAGAATGAAATGAAGTCAGGGAGAATTCAGCCTTATGCAACCTCAATCCGTTCGTGTATGACCAATAGCACTAGAAACGACGTGATAAGACATCATGTTTATCCGGTAGTGTATATAGTCCGCGTGTTAGAAGCCAAATAATGCTaattacaaaaatgcttatattGCAAGAAGGCGATTTGTTATTTACTTGAccatatatcaaattattaagCTTTACGATGATGTTCTTTTATTTGCGTTCTGTTGaaaaatgttgataattttGAAACATATGTATCATAAAAGTTCAAAAACCAGTACAGAACCACTATGCACtacttatatttgtaaaatctagttattatcatagatgcacatacataaatatacaccTATATAAAGGAAATGGTAGTATACTATCGTAGGAAATTCGTAAGCTAACATGTCTAGAAGAATTTATTTAGTCGTCaccaaaagaaaagaaaagtaaaagataaAAAGTCTGTACGTCGAGAGAATGTCAACAAGAAGCATACTTGGCACCTTTATTTATTTAGAAAGTTAAGTTAAGGACAGTAGcaatgatattgttatattatacagTTGCAATAAGGCTTATAGCGGAACGTTTAACTTTatattatgtttcattataagtcaaaatgacaACAACTCAACACTAACATAGGttcttatatcttttattttcttactACATGGGCAATGATTTTAATGATGTTCAAATGACAGTACTTATAAAATGTTCTTGAAACGTGCGATATCTGACTTCGTCACGTAAACatctgtccattttttttttaagttcaccaacaaatattttcatttcttttacttaatatttgacttgacttttctttaaataatgattttagaAAACTTATTACTCACGTCGGATAAAAATTATTTCTGTtgcagtttttatttattatttcatttaaccCTCGACAAATGGATATCATACTCTAAAACAATAAATACTCTTTGTTAACATGTCAAGACGTATATATTGCGCTTTATGATATGAAGCTAAATTGCAAGTTATAAATTGTGTACTGCAAACACATGCATACTGCATGTATAAATTAACTGAAAATGTACAAAACGTATCAGATTTGTTTCACAACCCTCTAAGTTATCAACTTTGAAGTGCAAACACAGATTATTTTTTAGTTTGTCTTACAATTTATCTTCATTTGTATAACGAAGGTAATCTGGAGTCATTGGAAATATACCGAGTGATTTCAATGGATCTGGTATATCGAATTCCGAAATTTATATCTGTTGGTTTCTttcgaatatttaataaatataatatatatacaatgtattaagAAATTGTTGGAATAGCCTAGCTTATATACACTGgttagtttaattttaattttgaaattaaacatatatCTGGTTATTTGAATTCACTTGCAAtgacaaatttaattaaaatagcaCGTTAACCATGcagaaaataattaaactgCTATCACGACTAAGCACTGTTATAGTTAAAATACGCTTGTAACCCTTTctctataattatatatttacctACACACTTTAGGTCAATCACTGAGAAAATAGACACAACAATTGTTATTGCATTGTACATTTCAGTCTATTAATAATGTTTaaagaatctaaaaaaaatgattgagagTCAACTTTTGAAAATCGTACTGCGCAGTTTCGATTtccatattattatttttttaatctaattaaTGCTTTAATAGTAATAACGTTTCATTGATTTAAACtgattgtttaaatttggcaGCATATACTTGTTAAAACTTACAAACTTCAGTCACTATTTCATCAGCAGGAAGTCCGTTACTAactttaaaagtataaattaaatCATATAGATAACACCCATTATTAACGGAagtgttataatattgttcttCCCAACAAACCAATCAAGGCGATTGTAcagtttaaaattatcaaataagaGGCATATTAACGGTAGATAGATGGTAAATCTCGAGTATATACACAATACATGATTTAATATTCCGATAAATATTAAGTCTTATATATATTTGCTGtatcaattaataatttttatattattatgataagGAAGTAGATATATATTAacgtattttgtaaaaaaaggtaTAAATCTATTGAAATTGTTGCGAAGCTTGTTATATTCACCAAACAATATATCCATAATggtatattgatttaaatgcaGTTTGTCAACACAAACAGCTGGAATTAGAGATTATATCAATATAGTCTACGCGAAAAAAAATGCTATCTCATGTGACATGGTGCTCATTAATTCTTACAGGTTTGATTAATCATTGATTCGCGTTATTTggaataattttataaagaaaaaaggtACCAATGTTGTATGTATGAAAATTCTAGAAAAAAACCATACATTTCCCACTAAATTTTTGAAAgctaaagcctcggtcacaccttaccggatagcacgaacAGACGTCTAACGGATGAACacaaaagttgtccgttgacaaaattgttatccgttaggagtccgttgatgtactgaccgtATAAAACGGACGCGtaacggatgcataacggacacacaaCTGATATGCAAcgtaaatattcaaaatgtttctgttttaCTAGCTCTGGTTTGGTCTTCAATAATCCGTCAAAGGGCAGTGTCTGGACTGAATAAGAactgcttgattgtgaagacgtGCCTATACTCTAAGATCagttatgaataataaaaattcaCGAACCTGAAGAAATCTGGCataccaataattggcatttctgacgcgaaattttcaattggcatttatccgtttcagattcgttcatcatccgtttcttatccgttatacgtccggtatGAGTCCGTTTCTCATCCGTTCAATATCCTTTTTATACGTTAAACTTCCGGTATAAGTCTGTTGGTGATTTTTACTTCCAGACTTCCAACGGATGTATAAAGGACACGTAACgaatacaaaacggaaacgaaacggacgagtaccgtacaaaacggacgcctaacggacgttcaacggacattttatccgttggacgtccgttcaaagttttgaacatacTCAAAgttttccaccggacagaacgaACGTAAATGGATAAAACGTACGTTTAAcagacatgcaacggatatagatggacgtctaacggataataACCTACTtgtaacggacatgaacggattgaaaaaagtTGTCCGTTTGAGCTATCCGgaaaggtgtgaccgaggctttacaTTGTCTACCTCAACACACGGCCATATACTTTAAATAATCACAGCTCTTTTAGTTCTGTTCTTTACCTCCTGTTCATTCAAAGAAGAATTTTAGACAGCTTCGAGATGAATGACGACAtggttgtgttttgtt
The nucleotide sequence above comes from Mytilus trossulus isolate FHL-02 chromosome 5, PNRI_Mtr1.1.1.hap1, whole genome shotgun sequence. Encoded proteins:
- the LOC134718869 gene encoding uncharacterized protein LOC134718869, which gives rise to MVSTDTYPISIVVRTLSMTLISRTPNKVFLATTKDLKRQGKGGINHYPPIELSDLKKLYEYFDVNNNVQLQEKVFVDLMLYFGRRGRENIHELKITDFAATTDADGRVYIYMSSDELTKNHQQDENTADGRMYASDDDLCPVRSFRLYTSHLRGNKCDRLFQRPSTKLNSVKWYDSIPMGHNTIGNLMPTISGKAGLSVRYTNHSLRATSVHVLDNIGKFASRHIMTVTGHKSEASLKTYTGYTGDEIKKNMSDTISDTLRKPPSKKLCVREDFGDFELKPLSNSQFQDLLNDLDIDIAPKVDENNNISTTMTTDHYNKENINSSCVQNLQSVNIDNESICNRTVNYMDQRFPMPVLNNCSNVTINFNLK